The sequence TAATTCGTTCAAGCGATTATGATAACTTTCAAAAACATAATTGCGCCATCCCTTGTATTTTGCCATCCACTCCTCCATTTTAGGTACGGGCACCATCACTATTTTTGCTTCAGTTTCTGTAATGGCCCTAATCTCGCTTTTTGTCTGTCCCATACAACAGGCCATGGTTACTGAGCAGGTTTCTCCTTGCTCCAAATAATATAAAAGCAATTCATCCCCTTCGTCATCTTCCCGTAACACTTTAATGGCTCCTGATAGCAATAATGGCATAGCTCTTACATAATTGCCAATATCCATTATTGTTTCTCCTGCAGGCACTTCAATCAACTTGCCTACAGTTACAATTTCATCAATAAGAGGTTGTTCAAATTGAGTTCCAAAGGTGTTTAAAAGTTCTTCTTTCATTTTATTCTAAATACCCCCATAAAGATAATCTTTTTGCAAAAGGGATTAGGGCCAAGAAAAGTGAGTTGTCTTGGTTTAAAAAGAAGAAAAGACAATCTATAACATTGCAGGTTGGCTACAAGATAGGTTACGAATCCAAAAATTCCTCTTCAAAGCTTGAAATAAAATCATGTATGTATTTTTTGTTTCGTTTCGTTTCTTTCACGACTAAATAATGGGTCCGTTTTAGGCCATACTTTCCAATACGTTTAAACCTTAAATCCTCGGATAGTTTGAAGGACTTCAATTGCCATTTTGGCGCACACATTATCCCCATATTGGCATTGATCATGGACAAGGTTAATTCTGTAAATGGAATGGCCGAGATTTTGGCTGGTGATATTTTATTTGGTCTTAAAAAATGCTCGTAAACAGAAACTCCTTCTACAGGAAAAGAATTTATGAAAAGATGTACCTGTGAAAAATGACTTGCATCTAAAAAGTCCTCTGTATTTAGCTCATGCTCTTTATGCATCAATGCAAAAATTTCATCATTACAGATTTCAATGCTACAGAGTTCCTCCGTGGCTGGTTTGGATGTTACAAAGGCAATATCAATCTCATCAGATAACACCTGCGAAATAGTTTGGTGGGTGGTTCCCAAACTCAAGTCTACCTCAATTTCTGGATACAGAATTGCCATTTTTTGAATGAACTCAGGAATACTATGAAAAAAAGATTGACATTCTGCCCGCAAACGAATAGAACCTTTAGAGCCTTCTTTAATATTCTTGATGTTGCTAAAACTTTCCTCAATGGCATCTAATAATTCATTTGCCAATTTATAAAGTTCAGAACCTTCTTGGGTAAGCTCCCAATTGTTCCTTGTTCTATGAAAAACCTTAAATCCTAGTCGCTCCTCGAGCTCTCTTAATTGATGACTTAATGCCGATTGTGTTAAAAACAAACGTTCTGAAGAATTGGCGATACTTCCCTCTTCAGCTATGGTCTTTATCAATCTAAAATACTTCAGTTCCATATCACAAATATACAATAGGCACTTGTTGACTGTAGTTGAAAATAATTCAGTTAAGGCCTCAAGACCATTCAATTAGAATGCTAGTCAGTGCTGTAAACCCCACCTAGCTTTGGCTAAAAATTAATTCTAAAATTATGTTGAATTGTCAATGGTTTGTATTTGTGACGAAAAGAGTAGCCTTGGTTATACTCTTGTTACTATCAGAAAATATAGTATCTCAAGAGAGAACAACCACAGTATCAAAAAGGATATACACAACACAAAATTTAAATGTTGATCAGACCCCAAATATTGATGGAAATCTGAACGACCCCATTTGGAACGATGATAATTGGGCCACTGAATTTGTAGAAAGAGAACCCGATGAAAACACCCCACCAGAACAACAAACAAAATTTAAAATAGTCTACGATTCCAAGTTTATCTATGTTGGAGTTAAATGTTTGGATACAAAACTCAACGGCATTAATGAAAGAATGTCTAGAAGAGATGGTTTTGACGGCGATTGGGTGGAATTGGTTTTTGATAGTTATCATGACCTCCGCTCCGCTTTTTCATTTACGGTTACCGCATCGGGAGTCAAAGGAGATAAGACCATTTCATTAAATGGGTCTAATGAAGACATTACATGGAATCCCATTTGGTATGCCAAAAGCAATATAAATGAAGAGGGCTGGACAGCCGAAATGAAAATCCCCTTGAGTCAGCTACGATTTGGGGATGCCAATAACCAAATATGGGGACTGCAGGTGGTTCGCAAATTGTTTAGGGAGGAAGAACTATCTGTTTGGCAAAGAATTCCTATTGATGCATCTGGTTGGATAAGTGAATTTGGCGAGTTACACGGACTACAGAATCTAAAACCACAAAAACAATTTGAAATTCAGCCCTTTGTAGTTACCTCTTTGGAAACCTTTGAAAAAGAACCCTTAAATCCATATAAAAATGCCAATATTAAAAGCGTAAATGCGGGGATAGATGGAAAGATTGGAGTTACAAATGATCTTACTTTGGACTTTACCATAAATCCAGATTTTGGACAGGTAGAAGCTGACCCAGCAGCCATTGCACTGGATGGGTTTCAATTGTTCTTTGCCGAACAACGTCCTTTTTTTGTGGAAAACAAGAACATATTCGATTACCGATTTTCATCACCAATCATAGGAGGAACTTTTAGTAGTGACAACCTTTTCTATTCCAGAAGAATCGGTAGAAGTCCACAAGGATTTGCGCGATCTGAAGAAGGGGAGTTTGTAAATGCCCCAGAAAGAACAACTATACTCGGAGCTGTAAAATTTAGTGGAAAGACCAAAAAAGGATTATCAGTCGGTGTGATGGAAACACTCACCTCAACGGAATATGCAGAAATAAACAATAATGATGGTACCCGCAGAACGGTTATTGAACCTTTAACAAATTATTTTGTTGCACGGGTTCAACAAGATTTCAATAACAGGAACACCTTTGTAGGGGGTATACTCACTTCCACACACAGAAAACTGGATGAGAATGTAGACTTTTTACACAAATCAGCAGTAACCGCAGGTCTGGATGTAATGCACCAATGGCACAATAGATCTTGGTATCTAGGAGCAAACTTTGTTATGAGTCAGGTAAGAGGGAGCGAAGAAGCCATTTTAAACACACAAAGGTCCATACCACATTTATTTCAAAGAGTAGGTGCCAGCCATGTTCAGATTGACTCGACCAGAACATCTTTAACTGGTACTGGAGGAGACATTAAGTTTGGAAGAGCCGGAATCGGAAAAATTAAATTTGAAACAGGGGTTACCTGGCGTTCCCCAGGTCTAGAACTTAATGATATTGGTTTTATGAGAGAGGCCGATGACATTCAAAACTATGCTGGCATTACATATAACTCATTACAACCTTTTGGTGTTTTTAGAAAAGCATCCATTGGTTACAAACATTGGTCAGCATGGGATTTTGGAGGTTCCCATAATTATTTTGATTGGGATATTGAAGCAAACGGCACCTTTAAAAACAATGGGAGTGCAACCTTAGGGGTGTTTTCCCAACCACATATTTACTCTAAATCATTGCTTCAAGGCGGACCAAGATTGTTTTTGCCCGATCAATACGGTGCTTGGTGGGCCTTTGGCAGTGATAGTAGAAAAAAACTTTTTCTTGAACTGGATGGATGGACCAAAACGGGAAACGAAGACAGTTATTTCCTATTTGAAACTGGAGTTAGAGCAACATATCAACCACTAAATCAGCTGAGTTTTTCATTAGCTCCAAGATATACCACCATTAAACATCGCTTGCAGTTCAACCAACAGGTAAGCTATAATAATGATTCCCGTTTTATTACTTCTAGGCTTGATCAAGATACTTTCAGCATGGCTTTTAGATTCAACTACGCCATCAACCCTAACCTTTCTGTTCAGTACTACGTCGAGCCTTTTATCACTGTTGGAAGGTATAATGACTTTAATTATGTCCTTAATCCCCTTGCTAAAAGTCAGGAGGAGCAATTACAATTCTTTCAACCAGCACAGATTTCTACAGAAACACCCAACGGACAATTCAATATTGATGAAGATTTAGACGGTGCCATTGATTATAGTTTCAACAACCCTGATTTCTCTTTTGCACAATTTAGGTCAAATCTGGTGATCAGATATGAATACAAACCGGGATCTGAAATCTTCCTAGTTTGGGCACAGGGCATTACCGATTTCTCATCGCCAATAGGTAGTTTATCAAACAATTTCAGAGAACAAATACTTAGCAAACAGCCAGACAATACTTTTTTAATCAAAGCAACATATCGTTTTTTTTAATTTGAAGATTTTAATCAATTTATAAATCCATCATAGTACTATTTAAATTCCACAATTAATATCAATTCGATTATAGATATTCCTAACCTACTAGTTAATAGCTGTGGTTTATGAAATACAATAAACATTATTTTTTCCCTATAGTTCTCGCCGCATTGTCCCTCCTATTTTTTAGCTGCGTAAATGACGAGAAAGCTTTGATATTTGAAAGCGAAGAAGTCAACTTTAAACTGGAAAAAGTGGCAGATAGTATCCGGGTTCCTTTTGGAATTTCATTTCTACCCAACGGAAAAATACTGGTCACCAACAGGTTTGCCGGAGAAATACTATTGGTTGATATTGATTCTGGAGAAAAAAAAGTCCTCAAAGGGGTTCCTAAATCCTATTGCAAAGGAGATGGAGGAGCGTTGGACATATTGCCCCACCCAAAATATGAACAAAATGGGTGGGTATATTTCTCACACTCGATTGGAGACAGTATCAGTAGTTCCATGGCCATTGAGCGAGGAAAGCTAAAAGGTGATTCGTTAATCAATGTGGAACGCATTTTTACGGCGTATCCATTTTATAAATCGCCCAGTCATTATGGTTCAAGGATGGTTTTAAAGGATGGGTATTTGTTTTTTACCATGGGAGATCGTTATGATCTTAAAGATTCCGCCCAGACCTTGAACAATCATTTAGGAAAAGTAATGCGCATATTTGAAGATGGACAAATACCTAAAGACAATCCTTTTGTTAACATAAAAAATGTAAAACCAGAAATATGGAGTTTTGGACACAGAAACCCTCAGGGGCTAACGCTTCACCCAAAAACCAACGAGCTCTGGTTGCATGAACATGGACCAAAAGGTGGAGATGAGCTAAATCTTATTAAACCAGGGCTTAATTATGGGTGGCCTATAATATGTCACGGTATAGACTATGATGATACGCCCATTGGGGACGGAATTACGCATAAAGAAGGAATGGAGCAACCCGTTCATTATTACACTCCCTCTATAGCGCCAAGTGGTATGGATTTTTATTCTGGGGATACCTTTAAACAATGGAATGGCAATTTATTTATTGGGGCATTGGCACTGACACATTTAAACCGATTAGTTTTAGAAAATGGCAAAGTTGTTCATGAAGAACGATTATTAAAAGACTTTGGAAGAAGAATACGAGTGGTTAAACAGGGACCAGATGGTCTTCTTTATATTGGTGTTGATGGGGGTATGATTCTTAGGTTAAGACCCATTTGGGTAAATAGATAGTGTTTTGCTTAAAAACAAAACCCATTCTAGATTAGTTTCCAGAATGGGTTTTTTAGCTGATCAAATATCTTTTTACTCCCCTTGACCTAAAGAGAAGCCTCTTTTACCATCAAACTCATATAGATTTTCTGTTTTGATTACATCAAAATCATTTTGGTGAAGCTTTGATAACAATGCGATTACCTGTTCGTACTCGATATTTTCGTACTTAGGCTCTTTCTTTTTAATTTGAGCATCATGAGCTACAAATCGGCATCTCCAATGGTCCGTACAATACGTTTCTTTTAATCCGTTTGGAAAAACCTTTACACCTCTATTAGTAATCATTTTAAGTTTTAGGTTGTGAGCGTTGATTTCATTCAACTCTTTTCCAATGATTTCTGGGTCATTGCCCTTCCAATCAATAAAAACATCGATTCCTACTAACTCTTTGGTAGATTCTTGTCGTTTGTATTCAGGGATGGTAATGGTTCCTGAGCCCTTTGACAAAACGCTTACAGGAAGTTTTTTAGGTGTAGTGCCTAGACGCTCAATAATTGCTTCGGCAAATTCTTCCGTACTTACTTTTTTACTGCTTATTGCCTTTTGGTAAACATCGGCGGTATGAATACCATCTTCTAAAGTGACCAGCCAAGCATTTTTGATATTATCGGCAACTTGAGTCTGACCAATATGTGCCAACATCATTACAGCTGCATTTAGCAAGCCTGAAGGATTGGCGATTTTCTGTCCGGCAATATCAGGAGCAGAACCGTGAATGGCTTCAAACATGGCTACGTTTTTGCCGATGTTGGCAGAACCGGCCATACCTACAGAACCTCCAATTTCAGCAACAATGTCTGAAATGATATCACCATATAGGTTTGAAGTAACAATGACATCGAAATTTTCAGGTGCAGCAGCAATTTTTGCCGAGCCTATATCTATTATTTGCGAGTTGCTTTCAATCTCCGGGTACTCCAAAGCAATTTCTTTAAAGACAGTATGAAAGAGACCGTCAGTCAATTTCATAATATTGTCTTTAACCATACACGTCACCTTTTTTCTATTATATGCTTTAGCATATTCAAAGGCATAGCGTACAATTTTTTCACAACCTGGTCTTGTTATCAATTTAAGACATTGCACTACATCTTCTGTTTGTCTGTGTTCAATACCGGCATAAAGGTCTTCTTCATTCTCTCTAATGACCACAACATCCATATTAGGGAAGTTGGTTTTTACAAACGGATACAATGCACTTACAGGTCTTACATTTGCAAACAAACCAAGTGACTTTCTTAGGGTGACATTAAGGCTTTTATAGCCTTTACCCTGTGGCGTAGTGATAGGTGCTTTTAAAATAATCTTGTTACGTGCAATAGCATCCCAAGATGTTTCCGTAATACCAGAACTATTCCCTGATAGATAAACCTGTTCCCCTATTTCCATGGGTTCGACTTGTATTTTGGCACCGGCCGCTTTCATAATTTTCAAAGTGGCTTTCATGATTTCAGGACCAATACCATCACCTTCGGCTATGGCAATTTTGGCAGTCTTGGTTGAGATGTCATTCTTTTCTGATGCTAATACTGGGCTACCCTTCATACTTTTATGATTTATTGTTACACAAAGGTTAGAAAACTAATTCATAAATTTTTATTTATATTTAATATAATATACATTAAATAAATTTATGATTTTATAAAATTTTCTACTCTGAGAATAACAACATTAGAACTGGTGACCTCTTTGAATACTTATAAAAAGCCTTCAAATGAAAAAGCGCTATCCTTTTGGAAAGAGTAAAGCCAAAATCAAGTTTCGTTAATCTGTCAAGATAGACTTCCACAAACAGGAGATCATGCTATCAAAATGGTTTAAAGACTTCGGAAAGATATGCGTAAATCGAAATAGTGAGCACCATAGCAAATTGTAAAAAGTTCCCTGCGGGATTCAATTCAGTTATCAATGCAGCAACTATTTGCTTAAATCTGTGGTGTTCTTTAGAAGATTAAAAAACTCACTACGTATGTTTTCATTAGCAAACACGCCTCCGTATTCCAAGGTGGTGGTAGAGCTCTCCCTGTCTTTGATCCCTCGAGATGAAACACAAAGATGCTTTGCATGAATCATAACAATAACATCATCGGTTTCCAATGTTTGTTGTAGGTCTTCCAGAATTTGAAGACAAAGTCGTTCCTGGACTTGGGGCCTATGGGCATAGTAATCCACTAATCGATTAATTTTCGACAGTCCAACAACATTATTTTTTGGTACGTAACCAACATGGGCGTATCCAACAATGGGTAAAAAATGATGTTCGCAAGAGGAGTGTATGGTAATATCTTGTTCCACCAACATACGTTGATAGCCATATGTATTTGGAAAAGTAGATATTTTCGGTTTATTTTTTGGATTTAATCCATAGGACAATTCCTTGATATACATCTTGGCAAAACGATACGGCGTACCAGACAGGCTTTCATCTGTCACGTCAAGTCCCAACTCTTCCATTATTTTGGAAAAATGATATTGAATGTTCTTTATTTTTTTCTCATCCGTGTGTTCAAAAGCATCTTCCCGCATTGGGGTTTTTACAGATGTGGCAATATGGTTGTCACCTAATACTTCAATTTGGGATTTATTCATGAGCAAATCTTCCAATACAAATTAATCTGCACAACAATTATCATCGTTGCAGCGACAAAAGTGTCGATTATAAAAATGAAGTAAAATCAATGCAACGGTTGGAAGGTAAATTATCTCCTCAACTAGATGCATCAGCTCAAACTTCTCATTAACAATAATAAGGGCCAGTAGCAACCAAAGACTCCAGAAAGCACGTTTTACCCATGGTTTTGAGGTCTTCTTGGCCGACCAATACACAGCAAAAAATGAAATGGCAAGAAATGCCGTA is a genomic window of Flagellimonas sp. CMM7 containing:
- a CDS encoding PQQ-dependent sugar dehydrogenase, producing the protein MKYNKHYFFPIVLAALSLLFFSCVNDEKALIFESEEVNFKLEKVADSIRVPFGISFLPNGKILVTNRFAGEILLVDIDSGEKKVLKGVPKSYCKGDGGALDILPHPKYEQNGWVYFSHSIGDSISSSMAIERGKLKGDSLINVERIFTAYPFYKSPSHYGSRMVLKDGYLFFTMGDRYDLKDSAQTLNNHLGKVMRIFEDGQIPKDNPFVNIKNVKPEIWSFGHRNPQGLTLHPKTNELWLHEHGPKGGDELNLIKPGLNYGWPIICHGIDYDDTPIGDGITHKEGMEQPVHYYTPSIAPSGMDFYSGDTFKQWNGNLFIGALALTHLNRLVLENGKVVHEERLLKDFGRRIRVVKQGPDGLLYIGVDGGMILRLRPIWVNR
- a CDS encoding LysR family transcriptional regulator, which gives rise to MELKYFRLIKTIAEEGSIANSSERLFLTQSALSHQLRELEERLGFKVFHRTRNNWELTQEGSELYKLANELLDAIEESFSNIKNIKEGSKGSIRLRAECQSFFHSIPEFIQKMAILYPEIEVDLSLGTTHQTISQVLSDEIDIAFVTSKPATEELCSIEICNDEIFALMHKEHELNTEDFLDASHFSQVHLFINSFPVEGVSVYEHFLRPNKISPAKISAIPFTELTLSMINANMGIMCAPKWQLKSFKLSEDLRFKRIGKYGLKRTHYLVVKETKRNKKYIHDFISSFEEEFLDS
- the folE gene encoding GTP cyclohydrolase I FolE, with protein sequence MNKSQIEVLGDNHIATSVKTPMREDAFEHTDEKKIKNIQYHFSKIMEELGLDVTDESLSGTPYRFAKMYIKELSYGLNPKNKPKISTFPNTYGYQRMLVEQDITIHSSCEHHFLPIVGYAHVGYVPKNNVVGLSKINRLVDYYAHRPQVQERLCLQILEDLQQTLETDDVIVMIHAKHLCVSSRGIKDRESSTTTLEYGGVFANENIRSEFFNLLKNTTDLSK
- a CDS encoding MerC domain-containing protein, which gives rise to MTNLVNLRSKSDVIGGITSTLCFLHCLAAPFLFAAQAGMVAGEESHPWWWGTLDTAFLAISFFAVYWSAKKTSKPWVKRAFWSLWLLLALIIVNEKFELMHLVEEIIYLPTVALILLHFYNRHFCRCNDDNCCAD
- a CDS encoding NADP-dependent isocitrate dehydrogenase — its product is MKGSPVLASEKNDISTKTAKIAIAEGDGIGPEIMKATLKIMKAAGAKIQVEPMEIGEQVYLSGNSSGITETSWDAIARNKIILKAPITTPQGKGYKSLNVTLRKSLGLFANVRPVSALYPFVKTNFPNMDVVVIRENEEDLYAGIEHRQTEDVVQCLKLITRPGCEKIVRYAFEYAKAYNRKKVTCMVKDNIMKLTDGLFHTVFKEIALEYPEIESNSQIIDIGSAKIAAAPENFDVIVTSNLYGDIISDIVAEIGGSVGMAGSANIGKNVAMFEAIHGSAPDIAGQKIANPSGLLNAAVMMLAHIGQTQVADNIKNAWLVTLEDGIHTADVYQKAISSKKVSTEEFAEAIIERLGTTPKKLPVSVLSKGSGTITIPEYKRQESTKELVGIDVFIDWKGNDPEIIGKELNEINAHNLKLKMITNRGVKVFPNGLKETYCTDHWRCRFVAHDAQIKKKEPKYENIEYEQVIALLSKLHQNDFDVIKTENLYEFDGKRGFSLGQGE
- a CDS encoding Crp/Fnr family transcriptional regulator yields the protein MKEELLNTFGTQFEQPLIDEIVTVGKLIEVPAGETIMDIGNYVRAMPLLLSGAIKVLREDDEGDELLLYYLEQGETCSVTMACCMGQTKSEIRAITETEAKIVMVPVPKMEEWMAKYKGWRNYVFESYHNRLNELLHTVDSIAFKNLDQRLVAYLKKKAQVTNDDCIRNTHQEIAYDLHTSRVVVSRLLKKLEKMKKLVLHRSHIQLIDL
- a CDS encoding DUF5916 domain-containing protein encodes the protein MTKRVALVILLLLSENIVSQERTTTVSKRIYTTQNLNVDQTPNIDGNLNDPIWNDDNWATEFVEREPDENTPPEQQTKFKIVYDSKFIYVGVKCLDTKLNGINERMSRRDGFDGDWVELVFDSYHDLRSAFSFTVTASGVKGDKTISLNGSNEDITWNPIWYAKSNINEEGWTAEMKIPLSQLRFGDANNQIWGLQVVRKLFREEELSVWQRIPIDASGWISEFGELHGLQNLKPQKQFEIQPFVVTSLETFEKEPLNPYKNANIKSVNAGIDGKIGVTNDLTLDFTINPDFGQVEADPAAIALDGFQLFFAEQRPFFVENKNIFDYRFSSPIIGGTFSSDNLFYSRRIGRSPQGFARSEEGEFVNAPERTTILGAVKFSGKTKKGLSVGVMETLTSTEYAEINNNDGTRRTVIEPLTNYFVARVQQDFNNRNTFVGGILTSTHRKLDENVDFLHKSAVTAGLDVMHQWHNRSWYLGANFVMSQVRGSEEAILNTQRSIPHLFQRVGASHVQIDSTRTSLTGTGGDIKFGRAGIGKIKFETGVTWRSPGLELNDIGFMREADDIQNYAGITYNSLQPFGVFRKASIGYKHWSAWDFGGSHNYFDWDIEANGTFKNNGSATLGVFSQPHIYSKSLLQGGPRLFLPDQYGAWWAFGSDSRKKLFLELDGWTKTGNEDSYFLFETGVRATYQPLNQLSFSLAPRYTTIKHRLQFNQQVSYNNDSRFITSRLDQDTFSMAFRFNYAINPNLSVQYYVEPFITVGRYNDFNYVLNPLAKSQEEQLQFFQPAQISTETPNGQFNIDEDLDGAIDYSFNNPDFSFAQFRSNLVIRYEYKPGSEIFLVWAQGITDFSSPIGSLSNNFREQILSKQPDNTFLIKATYRFF